TGTTCTGTTCACAAACACCAAACCTCTGAGCAGATATACAGTAAAGTATATTTCTATTAGAGGAAGTAAGAATGAATCATTATAGACCAGCAGCTAACCTCAGAGCCCTGCCATTACAGTCACTCACAGTAGGAcacgcacagtcacacacaccacacagttacccacacacacacacaccaggacacgcacacagtcacccacacaccacacaccaggaCACGCACagtcaccacaccacacacaccaggacacacacagtcacaccacacagtcacccacacacacaccaggacacacacagtcaccccacacacacaccaggacacgcacagtccccacacacacaccaggacacgcacatcaccacacacacaccaggacacgcacagtcacccacacacacaccaggacacacacagtcacccacacacacaccaggacacgcacagtcacccacacacacaccaggacacgcacagtcacccacacacacaccaggacacgcacagtcacccacacacacaccaggacacgcacagtcacccacacacacatgagGACATgcagtcacccacacacacaccaggacacacacagtcacacacacacacacaccaggacacgCACAGTCACCCACACCAGGACACGcagtcacccacccacccacacacacacacacaaggtcacgcagtcacccacacacacacgaggacacgcacagtcacccacacacacaccaggacacgCAGTCACCCAcacgcacagtcacacacacgaGGACACGCACAGTCACCCACACGGacagtcacccacacacacacacggacacgcagtcacgcacacatacacacacgaggACACGCACGGtcgcccacacacacacggacacgcacacgcacagtcACCCACACGGacagtcacccacacacacacacacgcagtcacccacacatacacacacgaggacacgcacagtcacacacacacacagaatggagATGAGCATCACAGGATGAGCCATATCTGATATGTCCATGcttgacgcacacacacacacacacacacaccactactagtAATAGTGAGAGCCTGAGGGTATGAATACAGTTCGTATTAAAAGTAGAGATTCATTTTTTATGAACTCCACATGAAGGATCAGAATGAGGAACATGACAGCAGCCCAGAGAGGTCATGAGAGGGTCATTAGTAGTGATGGGAGGAGACAGATCCATACAGTTACATGTCTAGTTGGCTGTAGCTGCACCAAAACTACAGTAGGTTTCTTTCATAGCGTATTCtccatctttttaaatagggagacaatgtgttttcactctctctctatcacaccaCGAGGCCCCCGGTAATATCACACCACGAGGCCCCCCGGTAATATCACACCACGAGGCCCCCGGTAATATCACACCACGAGGCCCCCGGTAATATCACACCACGAGGCCCCCCGGTAATATCACACCACGAGGTCCCCCGGTAATATCACACCACGAGGTCCACTGGTAATATCACACCACGAGGTCCCCTGGTAATATCACACCACGAGGTCCCCCGGTAATATCACACCACGAGGCCCCCCGGTAATATATCACACCACGAGGCCCCCGGTAATATCACACCACGAGGTCCCCGGTAATATCACACCACGAGGCCCCCGGTAATATCACACCACGAGGCCCCGGTAATATCACACCACGAGGCCCCCGGTAATATCACACCACGAGGTCCACTGGTAATATCCCACCACGAGGTCCCCTGGTAATATCACACCACGAGGTCCCCCGGTAATATCACACCACGAGGCCCCCCGTAATATCACACCACGAGGCCCCCCGGTAATATCACACCACGAGGTCCCCCGGTAATATCACACCACGAGGCCCCCCGGTAATATCACACCACGAGGCCCCCGGTAATTCCCAGCCCTAGTCACGATTGGGTCAATATACTTCTTCCTCTTTACTCTAATTTCTACTCTGTTCACATGAAGAACAGCTGACATTCAGCCTATTTGTGCCCTCGATATCATCTGGAGTGTTTGATATCCTTACAAACATGAATAAACATGCTGAAAATTATTCATCCTGTTGATCAAATAAATTCATCTTTACAAATTCGAAGAGACGCTtgcacccaccacacacaccactcagaATAAATGTAGGAGGGGTTGCTTGCGGTGCAGGAAATGATAAGTGTGTGTCTGGGTACTGGCTGTGGCAGAAGCTGCACACTTCTGCCTAGTCGGCCGTAGCTGATGCAAAGAAAAGAGACATATCTAATACTTGTTGAGTTTCATTCTCTGGCTGACCTGACACATGGCTCTGGAGTCACACAGGGGACCAACGTCCCTCCTGAAACACCACTGACGACTGAGAGTTAAGAGCGCTTCCATCTGGTGagtacagtatcatacagtatgtgGTCTACACAGGTATGATgcagtatcatacagtatgtgGTCTACACAGGTATGGTAGTATCATTCAGTATGTGGTTTACACAGGTATGGTAGTATCATTCAGTATGTGGTTTACACAGGTAtgatagtataatacagtatgtcgTTTACACAGGTAtgatagtataatacagtatgtagtttacACAGGTAtgatagtataatacagtatgtagtttacACAGGTATGATACAGTATTACACTGTCGTTTACACAGGTATGGTgcagtatcatacagtatgtgGTTTACACAGGTAtgatagtataatacagtatgtagtttacACAGGTACGGTACTATATTACAGTATGTAGTTTACACAGGTAtgatagtataatacagtatgtagtttacacaggtatgatacagtataatacagtatgtagtttacACAGGTACGGTACtataatacagtatgtagtttacacaggtatgatacagtataatacagtatgtagtttacACAGGTAtgatagtataatacagtatgtagtttacACAGGTAtgatagtataatacagtatgtagtttacACAGGTATGGTACTATATTACAGTATGTAGTTTACACAGGTATGGTACtataatacagtatgtagtttacACAGGTATGGTACTATATTACAGTATGTAGTTTACACAGGTatgatacagtataatacagtatgtagtttacacaggtatgatacagtataatacagtatgtagtttacACAGGTATGGTAGTATATTACAGTATGTAGTTTACACAGGTAtgatacagtatcatacagtatgtagtttacACAGGTAtgatagtataatacagtatgtagtttacACAGGTAtgatagtataatacagtatgtagtttacACAGGTATGGTCCtataatacagtatgtagtttacACAGGTATGACACAGTATTACACTTTCGTTTACACAGGTAtgatagtataatacagtatgtagtttacACAGGTACGGTACTATATTACAGTATGTAGTTTACACAGATATAGTACagatataatacagtataatacagtataatacagtatagtacagtataataccagtggtGTAACGTACTTAAGTACAAATATATTAAAGTACTTCAGTAGTTTTTTGTAGAATCTGTACTTCAATTTTTATATTTTGAcaattttacttttacttcacttacattcctaaagaaaatattgtactttttactccgtacattttccttgacacccaaagtactcattacattttcaatgcttttattagcaggacaggaaaattgtcaaattcacgcaCTTTCAAGAGCACACGTGGTCATCCCTCCTGCCTCCGGCCTGGAGGACTCACAAGTCATTtatactttcacttttacttttcaCACAAGTATATTTgcgcaattacatttactttttacacttaaatatatttacaacccaaatacttttagacttttactcaagaagTATTTCACTggctgactttcacttgagtcactTTCTATTAAATATTTATatacttttactaaagtatgacagttgggtactttttccaccctgtataatacagtatgtagttCACACAGGTTTAAGCATAGACATTTTTCACAGGAAAGTGAATTTCCCCCACAAATTGTGGGTATATTTGGGGTTGCAATTACTACATGAGTGTTATAGAGCAAATGATGCAAGACAAATGGAACATTGCTCTTATTTTGTCCGTTGATTTTAAACTACTGCAAGTGTCTTCACCCAAACCCTCACCTGCTGTGCTTCAGATTTACACTTCCTGTTACTAACCATCATGTCGTGGTCGGAGGGTGTGAACTCCACTGTGAACCTGGACTccaacacctcctcctccctggtcTGCACCAACCTGTACGACCACCGCCCCGTCGCCCGCGTCCATGTCATGTCTCTCCACTACAGCCTGGTCTTCACGCTCGGCCTCCTAGGTAACGCCCTGGCACTGCACGTCATCAGACCCAACCTGGCCCAGATCAACTCTACCACGCTCTACTCTGCCAACCTGGCCGCCTCCGACGTCCTCTTCACTCTGGCCCTGCCTCTGAGGATTGCctactacgccctaggtcagtggtactccactactactacgccctaggtcagtgatactcccactactactacgccctaggtcagtgatactcccaccactacgccctaggtcagtgatactcccactactactacgccctaggtcagtgatactcccactactactacgccctagtcgtcagtgatactcccactactactacgccctaggtcagtgatactccactactactacgccctaggtcagtgatactcccactactacgccctaggtcagtgatactcccactactacgccctaggtcagtgatactccactactacgccctaggtcagtgatactcccactactactactactactactacactactactacgccctaggtcagtgatactccactactactacgccctaggtcagtgatactcccactgctacgccctaggtcagtgatactccactactacgccctaggtcagtgatactccactactactacgccctaggtcagtgatactccactactactacgccctaggtcagtgatactcccactactaccacgccctaggtcagtgataatccactactacgccctaggtcagtgatactacaccactactactactacgccctaggtcagtgatactcccactactactacgccctaggtcagtgatactcccactactactacgccctaggtcagtgatactcccactacgccctaggtcagtgatactcccactacgccctaggtcagtgatactccactactactacgccctaggtcagtgatactcccactactaccacgccctaggtcagtgataatccactactacgccctaggtcagtgatactccaccactactactactacgccctaggtcGTGATCTCCCACTACTACTACGCCCTATggcagtgatactcccactactactacgcctaggtcagtgatactcccactacgccctaggtcagtgatactcccactacgccctaggtcagtggatactccactactacgacgccctaaggtcagtgatactccactactacgacgcctaggtcagtgataatccactactacgccctagggcagtgatactccactactacgacgccctaggtcagtgataatccactactacgccctaggtcagtgatactccactactacgacgcctaggtcagtgatactccactacttacgacgccctaggtcagtgatactccactactacgacgccctaggtcagtgatactccactactacgacgccctaggtcagtgatactccactactacgacgccctaggtcagtgatactccactactacgacgccctaggtcagtgatactccactactacgacgccctaggtcagtgatactccactactacgacgccctaggtcagtgatactccactactacgacgccctaggtcagtgattactccactactacgccctaggtcagtgatactccactactacgccctaggtcagtgatactcactactactacgccctaggtcagtgatactcccactactaccacgccctaggtcagtgataatccactactacgccctaggtcagtgatactacaccactactactacgccctaggtcagtgatactcccactactactacgccctaggtcagtgatactcccactactactacgccctaggtcagtgatactcccactacgccctaggtcagtgatactcccactacgccctaggtcagtgatactccaatACTAccacgccctaggtcagtgataatccactactacgccctaggtcagtgatactccaccactactactactaagccctaggtcagtgattactcccactactactacgccctaggtcagtgatactcccactactactacgccctaggtccagtgatactcccactacgccctaggtcagtgatactcccactacgccctaggtcagtgatactccactactacgacgccctaggtcagtgatactccactactacgacgcccctaggtcagtgataatccaactactacgccctaggtcagtgatactccactactacgacgcCCCTAGGTCATTGATAATCCACTATACGCCCTAGCCgtcagtgatactccactactccggccctaggtcagtgatactccactactacgacgccctaggtcagtgatactccactactacgacgccctaggtcagtgatactccactactacgacgccctaggtcagtgatactccactactacgacgccctaggtcagtgatactccactactacgacgccctaggtcagtgatactccactactacagacgcccctaggtcagtgatactccactactacgacgccctaggtcagtgatactccactactacgacgccctaggtcagtgatactccactactacgacgccctaggtcagtgatactccactactacgacgccctaggtcagtgatactccactactacgacgccctaggtcagtgatactccactactacgacgccctaggtcagtgatactccactactactacgccctaggtcagtgatactccactactactacgccctaggtcagactgattactccactactacgacgccctaggtcagtgataatccactactacgccctaggtcagtgataatCCACTACTacaccctaggtcagtgatactcccactacaccctaggtcagtgatactcccactacaccctaggtcagtgatactcccactactactacgccctaggttcagtgatactccactactacgacgccctaggtcagtgatactccactactactacgccctaggtcagtgatactcccactacgccctaggtcagtgatactcccactacgacgtcctaggtcagtgatactcccactacgccctaggtcagtgatactcccactacaccctaggtcagtgatactcccactacgccctaggtcagtgatactcccactacgccctaggtcagtgatactcccactacgccctaggtcagtgatactcccactacgccctaggtcagtgatactcccactacgccctaggtcagtgatactcccactacaccctaggtcagtgatactcccactacaccctaggtcagtgatactcccactacgacgtcctaggtcagtgatactcccactacgacgtcctaggtcagtgatactcccactacaccctaggtcagtgatactcccactacaccctaggtcagtgatactcccactacaccctaggtcagtgatactcccaccacaccctaggtcagtgatactcccactaccaccgtaggtcagtgatactcccactacgacgtcctaggtcagtaatactccactactacgacgtcctaggtcagtaatactccactactacgacgtcctaggtcagtaatactccactactacgacgtcctaggtcagtgatactccactactacgacgtcctaggtcagtgatactcccactacgacgtcctaggtcagtgatactcccactacgacgtcctaggtcagtaatactccactactacgacgtcctaggtcagtaatactccactactacgacgtcctaggtcataatactccactactacgacgtcctaggtcagtaatactccactactacgacgtcctaggtcagtaatactccactactacgacgtcctaggtcagtaatactccactactacgacgtcctaggtcagtgatactcccactacgacgtcctaggtcagtgatactcccactacgacgtcctaggtcagtaatactccactactacgacgtcctaggtcagtaatactccactactacgacgtcctaggtcagtaatactccactactacgacgtcctaggtcagtaatactccactactacgacgtcctaggtcagtgatactcccactacgacgtcctaggtcagtaatactccactactacgacgtcctaggtcagtaatactccactacaccctaggtcagtgatactcccactacgacgtcctaggtcagtgatactccactacaccctaggtcagtaatactccactactactacgtcctaggtcagtgatactcccactacaccctaggtcagtgatactcccactacaccctaggtcagtgatactcccactacgacgtcctaggtcagtgatactcccactacgtcctaggtcagtgatactcccactacgtcctaggtcagtgatactcccactacgtcctaggtcagtgatactcccactacgtcctaggtcagtgatactcccactacgtcctaggtcagtgatactcccactacgtCCTAGGTCGGTGATACTCCCACTacgtcctaggtcagtgatactcccactacgacgtcctaggtcagtgatactcccactacgacgtcctaggtcagtaatactccactactacgacgtcctagctcagtgatactcccactacgacgtcctaggtcagtgatactcccactacgacgtcctaggtcagtaatactccactactactacgtcctaggtcagtaatactccactactactacgtcctaggtcagtaatactccactactactacgtcctaggtcagtaatactccactactacgacgtcctaggtcagtaatactccactacgtcctaggtcagtaatactccactactactacgtCCTAGGTCGGTGACTATAGTTGTTTTGAAGTAGTTTAAAACAAGCAACTAAAAGCAGATAGTAGGTATGTAGaaatgatacagtgccttcagaaagtgttcacgcCCCtcgacttcttccacattttgttgttacagcccgaattaaaacaaacacaataacccataatgacaacgtgaaaacatgtgttgacatttttgcaaatgtattgaaaatgaactCTTGGAAATAtctaatttgcataagtattcaaacccccgagtcaatactttgtagaagcacctttggcagtgattacagctgtgagtctttctgggtaaatctctaaaagctttgcacatctggattgtacaatatttgcacattattctttttaaaattcttctcTTTTTTTAAACTGTCaattgacagccattttcaagtcttgccatagattttgccactcaggaacaatcaatgtcttcttggtaagcaaccccagtggatatttggccttgtgttttaggatattgtcctgctgaaaggtgaatttgttctcccagtgtctgttggaaagcagactaggTTTTCCTCTGGGACTTTGCTGTATTCTgtttatcctaaaaaaaatcccttgtcattgttgctgacaagcacacccataacatgatgcagcaaccaccatgcttgaaaatatgaagagtggtactctgtgatgtgttggatttgccctaaacgtaacactttgtattcaggaaagaaagttagatttttttttttttttttgcagtattacttaagtgccttgttgcaaacaggatgcatgttttgaaatacgggcttccttttcactctgtaatttaagttagtattgtggagtaactacaaatgttgttgatccatccttagttcTCATATCACACCCATGATactctgtaactattttaaagtcaccattggcatcatgatgaaatccctgagtggtttccttcctctccggcaactgagctaGGAAAGATGCCtgaatctttgtagtgactgggtgtattgattcacCATGCAaagggtgacttttactcaagtagtattttactgggtgattttcacttttactcaagtagtattttactaggtgacttttactcaagtaatattttactgggtgacttttactcaagtagtattttactaggtgacttttactcaagtagtattttactaggtgacttttactcaagtagtattttactgggtgacttttacttttactcaagtagtattttactgggtgactttcacttttactcaagtagtattttactgggtgacttttactcaagtagtattttactgggtgactttcactcaagtagtattttaccgggtgactttcacttttactcaagtagtattttactaggtgactttcacttgagttattttctattaacgtatctttacatttacacaagtatgacGTTTGGGTACTTTTCCAACCActgggtgtgaacactttctgaaggcactgtaggtgtttAAATGTAGGTGGAGAACATCCACACAGACACTTTTTCCTGAGAGACAGATCCCAGGCGTCTTGTTATGTTCCAGAAGTGGACTAACCTCTCTTGGTAATCTTTGAGTCTCCCTGCCTCTAGGTTTCCACTGGCCCCTGGGGGAGACCCTGTGTCGCGTCACCGCCCTTCTGTTCTACGTCAACACCTACGCAGGGGTCAATTTCATGACCTGCCTGGCCGTAGACCGCTTCGTAGCCGTGGTTCTCCCTCTGCGTTACACCAGGCTCTGCCGGGCCCGGACCATCCGCTACGTCTGCGTAGGGGTGTGGGTTCTAGTCCTGGTCCAGACGTTACCCCTCCTCTCCGTGACCATGACCCGGGCCGAGCCGGACGGAACCACCACCTGCATGGAGTACCCCAACTTTGAGAACGGGGCCGTGGAGGGACTCCCCTACGTCCTCATTGGAGCCGTCGTCATGGGATACGCCGTTCCCGTTGCAACCATCCTGTGTTGCTACTTGGTGTTGCTTTGGAAGCTGCGGTTGGTGACGAGAAGTAGGGTCGGTGGGCGAGGTCACAGGTCATTGAGGAGCCAGAAGGCGACGGGGGTGATAGCAGGGGTAGTGCTGGTGTTTGTAGTGTGTTTCAGTCCCTATCACATCAACATCCTGCAGTATATGATCCGAAAGCTGAGATACACACCAGACTGTACCGAGCTACAGGCCTTTCAGGTAGTTGTctccacaccagtggaggctggtgggaggagctataggaggatgggcttattgtaaaggctggaatggaatgaatggaacagagtcaaacatgaATTCCATGAATTACAACGAGCCCCTTCCTCCTACAGCGCCTTctaccagcctccactgacacacaaaCATAGGCCTATCTGTTAATAtcattgtatttgtgtgtgtgtgtgtgtgtgtgtgtgtgtgtgtgttgaccatgAGATTGCGTATTTAAGCGTGTGTGCAATGTCCATCTCCAATCCACGTGTGACCGACTCCTCcactaacccctctctccctccccttcagaTGTCTCTACACTTCACTGTGTGTCTCATGAACTTCAACTGCTGCCTGGACCCCTTTGTCTACTTCTTTGCCTGTAAGGGTTACAAGAGGAGGGTGATGAAGATGTTGAGGGTTCAGGTCAGCGCCTCTTTCTCCAGCGTGGTCCGAACCGGGGAGGACACCCCCTTCAAACGGGGGGGGACCCGGGACGGGAGGAGCAGGCTGGGTAGCCACACAGCTTGTCCTGTTGCTTTAGATGACGTTACCAAGACCATTCCTGGGCCAGAGACCGAGACAGGAGAGCCGGAGACCGAGACAGGACCCAGAGCCCGAGACAGGACCCAGAGACCGAGACAGGACCCAGAGACCGAGACACCAACTACCCCTGAGACAGGAGccacatccaaccaactacccctGAGACAGAAGccacatccaaccaactacccctGAGACAGGAGccacatccaaccaactaccccgAGACAGGAGtcacatccaaccaactacccccGAGACAGGAGtcacatccaaccaactacccccGATACAGGAGTCACATCCCACCAACTAACCCTGAGACAGGAGCCACATCCCACCAACTAACCCTGAGACAGGAGCCACATCCCACCAACTACCCCTGAGACAGGAGCCACATCCCACCAACTACCCCTGAGACAGGAGccacatccaaccaactacccctGAGACAGGAGccacatccaaccaactacccctGAGACAGGAAccacatccaaccaactacccctGAGAAAGGAGccacatccaaccaactacccctGAGACAGGAGccacatccaaccaactacccctGAGAAAGGAGccacatccaaccaactacccctGAGACAGGAGccacatccaaccaactacccctGAGACAGGAGccacatccaaccaactacccctGAGACAGGAGccacatccaaccaactacccctGAGACAGGAGccacatccaaccaactacccctGAGCCTGTCCTGGTCCTTGAGATGACCACTACTAGGCCATAGAGACACATAACCACTAGTCTAGACCACTACTAGGCCATAGAGACACAGAACCACTAGTCTAGACACACTTATTTGTCCTGGGTTGTATTCAtaccaaatggaagaaaagggAACTGAAACAGaaagggactacctgaacttgtccaataagaaatgcttgttttaATTTTACTTCCTTGCTCACTCTGCTATTTCAAAACGAATGTGAAAAAGATGGAAATCAAGGTCCCATAAACACAAGAAAACAGCAGCGCCTTTACAAGGTTCCAGAACTAAACAGCGCCTTTACAAGGTTCCAGAACTAAACAGCGCCTTTACAAGGTTCCAGAACTAAACAGCGCCTTTACAAGGTTCCAGAACTAAACAGCGCCTTTACAAGGTTCCAGAACTAAACAGCGCCTTTACAAGGTTCCAGAACTAAACAGCGCCTTTACAAGGTTCCAGAACTAAACCTTGTTTACAGAACAGGATGTCGTATGCAGAGATAAAATCCTTTACTGATTCATCTCCAACATTTCCGTCACATCGATCTTTGTACAGATATTTATGCTTTCATAATAAAAATGGTTTCACTTTCCAATACTTACTTTTTAACTGCTGTTTGAAGTGGAATTAAAACCATTCTATTTCACTGTTACTGTTTTATTTCACCAAGGTCTGGCCTATCCCTAAGTTAGCCAGGTATGAAACTAAAAACACAG
The window above is part of the Oncorhynchus mykiss isolate Arlee unplaced genomic scaffold, USDA_OmykA_1.1 un_scaffold_546, whole genome shotgun sequence genome. Proteins encoded here:
- the LOC118959206 gene encoding G-protein coupled receptor 183-like, whose translation is MSWSEGVNSTVNLDSNTSSSLVCTNLYDHRPVARVHVMSLHYSLVFTLGLLGNALALHVIRPNLAQINSTTLYSANLAASDVLFTLALPLRIAYYALGFHWPLGETLCRVTALLFYVNTYAGVNFMTCLAVDRFVAVVLPLRYTRLCRARTIRYVCVGVWVLVLVQTLPLLSVTMTRAEPDGTTTCMEYPNFENGAVEGLPYVLIGAVVMGYAVPVATILCCYLVLLWKLRLVTRSRVGGRGHRSLRSQKATGVIAGVVLVFVVCFSPYHINILQYMIRKLRYTPDCTELQAFQMSLHFTVCLMNFNCCLDPFVYFFACKGYKRRVMKMLRVQVSASFSSVVRTGEDTPFKRGGTRDGRSRLGSHTACPVALDDVTKTIPGPETETGEPETETGPRARDRTQRPRQDPETETPTTPETGATSNQLPLRQKPHPTNYP